The Kwoniella shivajii chromosome 7, complete sequence genome includes a region encoding these proteins:
- a CDS encoding T-complex protein 1 subunit delta has product MAAAAAAAAAPTGMSDGSFTDKGKPTEVRLSNMNAAKAVADAVRTSLGPKGMDKMIQTSTGEVVITNDGATILKHMAVLHPAARMLVELSQAQDIEAGDGTTSVVVLAGSLLNAAEKLLNQGIHPTTVAQSFQKAATKSVEFLNDMSIPVDLNDRESLLKAARTSLNSKIVSQYSSTLAPIAVSAVTRLVSSASHNVDLRDIRIVKKVGGTIDDTELIEGLALNQIAMSNAGGPTRMEKAKIGLIQFQLSSPKPDMDNQIVVNDYRQMDKILKEERQYLLNLCKRIKKTGCNVLLIQKSILRDAVTDLSLHFLAKLKILVIKDIERDEIDFISKSTGAKPVADIEAFTEDKLGYAELVEETSQAGAKVVKVTGVKNPGKTVSVVCTGANELVLEESERSLHDALCVVRCLVKKRALIAGGGAPEINVSRLLTEYAHTLKGKEAYCFQSFAEALEIIPTTLAENAGLNPIAIVTELRNKHALGDKNAGINVKKGIISNILEENVVQPLLVSTSALELAAETVALILRIDDIQFTR; this is encoded by the exons AtggctgctgctgctgctgctgctgctgcccCAACGGGCATGTCTGATGGCTCTTTCACAGATAAG GGAAAGCCTACCGAAGTCAGACTGTCAAACATGAACGCTGCAAAGG CCGTTGCCGATGCTGTTAGAACGAGTTTAGGACCTAAAGGAATGGATAAAATG ATACAAACTTCAACTGGAGAAGTAGTCATTACTAATGATGGAGCTACCATCCTTAAACATATGGCAGTCTTACATCCTGCCGCTAGAATG CTGGTCGAACTGTCACAAGCACAAGATATCGAAGCTGGAGACGGAACAACCAGTGTTGTCGTACTTGCTGGAAGTTTATTAAATGCCGCTGAGAAACTGCTCaatcaag GTATTCACCCTACTACCGTTGCTCAATCATTCCAGAAAGCGGCCACTAAGTCCGTTGAATTCTTGAACGATATGAGTATCCCTGTAGATTTGAATGATAGAGAAAGTTTACTTAAAGCCGCTAGAACAAGTTTGAACTCGAAA atCGTATCTCAATACTCCTCCACCTTAGCTCCTATCGCTGTATCAGCAGTAACACGACTCGTATCATCCGCTTCCCATAACGTCGATCTCCGAGATATCAGAATAGTCAAGAAAGTCGGTGGTACTATTGATGATACGGAATTGATCGAGGGATTAGCGTTAAACCAAATCGCTATGAGTAATGCAGGTGGTCCAACAAGGATGGAAAAGGCTAAGATTGGTTTGATTCAATTCCAATTATCAAGTCCCAAGCCTGAT ATGGACAACCAAATCGTCGTGAATGATTATCGACAAATGGATAAAatcctcaaagaagaaagacagtATTTACTCAACTTGTGTAAAAGAATCAAGAAAACAGGATGTAATGTCCTTTTAATCCAAAAATCAATCCTCCGTGATGCTGTCACAGATCTATCATTACATTTCCTAGCAAAACTCAAGATATTAGTGATAAAAGATATTGAAAGggatgaaatcgatttcatttcaaaatcaacagGTGCAAAACCAGTCGCTGATATCGAGGCTTTCACAGAAGATAAATTAGGTTATGCTGAATTAGTTGAAGAAACTTCTCAAGCAGGTGCTAAAGTAGTTAAAGTTACAGGTGTGAAGAATCCAGGTAAAACTGTTAGTGTAGTTTGTACAGGTGCAAACGAATTAGTTTtagaagaaagtgaaagatctttACATGATGCTTTGTGTGTCGTAAGATGTTTAGTCaaaaagag AGCTTTAATCGCAGGAGGAGGTGCACCTGAAATCAACGTTTCAAGATTATTGACAGAATACGCCCATACAttaaaaggaaaagaagcGTATTGTTTCCAATCTTTCGCTGAAGCTCTAGAAATCATTCCTACCACGTTGGCTGAAAATGCGGGTTTGAATCCTATTGCTATCGTGACTGAATTAAGGAATAAACATGCTTTGGGAGATAAGAATGCCGGTATCAACGttaagaag GGAATTATTTCAAATATTCTTGAAGAAAATGTAGTTCAACCTTTATTAGTATCAACTAGTGCATTAGAGTTGGCAGCTGAGACAGTAGCGTTGATTTTGAGAATCGATGATATCCAA TTTACACGATAG
- a CDS encoding arginine-tRNA ligase — translation MANLAPTSAIPEEFQLPALPTVQGTNPERSPVDAFKLAVAQICAEAFDEKIEKVYPAVEMGKKGVDLSVAIVRFKKGKPADLEVWAKKVIDNFTPSAYLSSVSTPDNRFLFFQFNQNSFNYHLLRHIALTSEASLANPSDKTLSYGTTKEGEGKHMLIDFSSPNIAKPFHAGHLRSTIIGTVISNLYEANGWKVTRLNYLGDWGTQYGLLSVGFDKYGDEQRLLEDPIQELFKVYVQINNAKAEQKKQLDAGETIPEEEQIHFQAKKVFKAMEDGEPKAIAQWARFRDLSIEALKATYEKLNVHFDVYWGESQVSPESMERATKIVQDKGLTCEDRGALLVDLTKYKMDKAIVRKADGTTIYLTRDLGGAHDKYEKYKFDKHIYVVQAAQTLHFNQLFKTLQLMGEPYADKLEHVTFGLVKGMSTRKGTVVFLEDMISDATETMHEQMRSNEAKYAQIEDPQGTSAIIGTTAVKIQDMAGKRVNDYDFDIKRCTSFEGDFGPFIQYSHVRLCSVQRKNPNVPVPISVNEIDVSLLNEPKINDIMYHLALYPTAVKNAYNQSEPSQLVTWCFKLSHLVGAAWETVKVSYAEEETAKARLYLYIQTRQVLADAMRLLSLTPIERM, via the exons ATGGCAAACTTAGCACCCACTTCAGCTATCCCTGAAGAGTTTCAACTCCCCGCTCTACCAACTGTACAAGGAACCAACCCCGAAAGGTCACCTGTAGATGCGTTCAAACTTGCAGTAGCGCAAATATGTGCTGAAGCATTCGATGAAAAGATCGAAAAAGTTTATCCTGCTGTTGAGATGG GTAAGAAAGGAGTGGACTTGTCAGTTGCGATAGTCAGATTCAAGAAAGGCAAACCAGCAGATCTAGAAGTATGGGCTAAGAAAGTCATTGATAAC TTCACTCCTTCTGCTTACCTTTCTTCCGTCTCTACTCCCGATAACAgattcttgttcttccaattcaa CCAAAACTCCTTCAACTACCATCTCCTTCGACACATCGCATTGACCTCGGAAGCTTCACTCGCGAATCCCTCAGATAAAACTTTATCTTACGGAACaacaaaagaaggagaaggcaAACAcatgttgatcgatttcTCATCTCCAAACATCGCCAAACCTTTCCATGCAGGTCATTTGCGAAGTACGATCATCGGTACAGTCATCAGTAACTTGTACGAAGCCAATGGATGGAAAGTTACCAGGTTGAATTATTTGGGTGATTGGGGAACACAATATG GTCTTCTCTCAGTCGGGTTTGACAAATACGGAGATGAGCAAAGACTCCTGGAAGATCCCATACAAGAGCTTTTCAAAGTTTACGTTCAAATCAACAACGCCAAAGCTGAGCAAAAGAAACAATTGGATGCGGGAGAGACCATtcctgaagaagaacagatCCACTTCCAAGCGAAGAAGGTATTCAAGGCaatggaagatg GCGAACCCAAAGCCATTGCTCAATGGGCTCGATTCCGTGACCTTTCCATCGAAGCGCTTAAAGCCACTTATGAAAAACTTAACGTGCACTTCGATGTATATTGGGGTGAATCCCAAGTATCTCCCGAATCGATGGAACGGGCAACTAAGATCGTTCAAGACAAGGGATTGACATGTGAGGACAGAGGAGCTTTGTTGGTTGATTTGACAAAGTACAAGATGGATAAAGCAATTGTTCGAAAAGCCG ATGGAACCACTATCTACTTGACTCGAGATCTAGGAGGTGCTCATGACAAATATGAGAAATACAAGTTTGACAAACATATTTACGTTGTTCAAGCTGCGCAAACATTACATTTCAATCAACTGTTCAAAACATTACAATTGATGGGTGAACCATACGCAGATAAATTAGAACATGTCACTTTTGGTTTAGTAAAAGGAATGTCAACTCGAAAGGGAACTGTGGTATTCCTtgaagatatgatatcgGATGCTACTGAGACGATGCACGAACAAATGAGATCAAATGAAGCTAAATATGCTCAAATCGAGGATCCTCAGGGAACAAGTGCTATTATCGGCACTACAGCAGTCAAGATTCAAGATATGGCCGGTAAAAGAGTCAACGATTACGATTTCGATATTAAACGATGTACTTCATTCGAAGGTGATTTTGGACCATTCATTCAATATTCTCACGTTCGATTATGTTCAGTCCAGAGGAAAAATCCAAACGTACCCGTACCCATATCAGTCAATGAGATCGACGTTTCACTACTCAACGAACCAAAAATCAATGACATAATGTATCATCTAGCATTATATCCTACAGCAGTCAAAAACGCTTACAACCAATCTGAACCTTCACAATTAGTCACCTGGTGTTTCAAATTATCTCATTTGGTAGGAGCAGCGTGGGAAACCGTCAAAGTTTCATatgcagaagaagaaactgCAAAAGCTAGATTATATCTATATATCCAAACTAGACAAGTCTTAGCTGATGCTATGAGATTGTTGAGTTTGACTCCGATCGAAAGGATGTAG